CCGCTGCTGGCCATTCCGTTCTTCATCCTGGTGGGGCAGATCATGTCCGAGGGCGGCATCGCGCGGCGCCTCGTGGACCTGGCGCGCGTGCTGGTCGGCCCCTGGAAGGGCGGACTGGCGATGGTGAACGTGCTGGACTCCATGCTGATGGGCGGCGTGTCCGGGTCGGCCGTGGCGGACGTGAGCGCCACGGGCGGCGTGATCATTCCCATGATGGTGAAAAAAGGCTACGACCGCGATTTCGCGACCGCCATCACGGTCGCCAGTTCGGTGCAGGGCGTGATCATTCCGCCCAGTCACAACATGGTGATCTACAGCCTCGCGGCGGGCGGCGTGTCGATCGGGACGATGTTCCTGGCGGGGTACCTGCCGGGCATCCTGACCGGCGTGGCGCTGATGATCAGCGCGTACCTGCTGTCGGTGCGCCGCAACTACCCGACCGAGCCGCGTCCGCCGCTGCGGGAGAGCCTGCGGATCGTGGGCGGCGCCGTGCCCAGCCTGCTGGTGGGCCTGATCGTGGTGGGCGGCATCGTGTTCGGGTGGTTCACGGCCACCGAATCCGCCGCGATCGGTGTGCTGGCGGCGCTGCTGGTCAGCACGGTGTTCTACCGCGAACTGACCTGGGCCAGCCTGTGGCGTTCGGTGCAGGCGTCCGTGGCGACGGTGGGCATGGTGATGTTCATCATCGCGACCGCCAGCGCGTTCAGCTGGATGATGGCGCTGCTGCGCGTCCCGGCAGACCTGTCGGCGTTGATCCTGGGCGTCAGTGACAACCCGCTGGTGGTGCTGCTGCTGCTGAACCTGCTGATGCTGCTGCTGGGCATGTTCATGGACATGGGGCCGCTGATCGTGATCCTGACGCCCGTGCTGCTGCCCATCGTGACGGCCGAGCCGATCGGGATGAGCGCCGTACAGTTCGGGATCGTGATGATGCTGAACCTGGGCCTGGGCCTGACGACCCCGCCGGTGGGAACGGCGCTGTTCGTGGGCTGCGGGGTAGGGCAGACGA
The Deinococcus seoulensis genome window above contains:
- a CDS encoding TRAP transporter large permease encodes the protein MKNPALETTVRAASAQPRAGALRRAEQVFAQGLSVLTGALLVAIVLVISWQVVARYVPGLSSPHWTEELSLTLLVWLGLIATALGIRNHDTLRVSLLVERLPVPAQVTLHRLVWLIVAAFGLYLLRYGWELSRSTMAQFFPTLRLPVGWMYLALPAGGALIAAYAARNVLGAFTPAPPGPQARRVALVCALACALLLLAALLNPAALLGPAGLLVGTFFVLLAAGTPVGVAVGMATLVSVARFGMPELIVAQRMANGVTSTPLLAIPFFILVGQIMSEGGIARRLVDLARVLVGPWKGGLAMVNVLDSMLMGGVSGSAVADVSATGGVIIPMMVKKGYDRDFATAITVASSVQGVIIPPSHNMVIYSLAAGGVSIGTMFLAGYLPGILTGVALMISAYLLSVRRNYPTEPRPPLRESLRIVGGAVPSLLVGLIVVGGIVFGWFTATESAAIGVLAALLVSTVFYRELTWASLWRSVQASVATVGMVMFIIATASAFSWMMALLRVPADLSALILGVSDNPLVVLLLLNLLMLLLGMFMDMGPLIVILTPVLLPIVTAEPIGMSAVQFGIVMMLNLGLGLTTPPVGTALFVGCGVGQTTMEKVSRAMLYFWPPMLVALLLVTYFPWFVEFIPNLVQGR